The following coding sequences lie in one Panicum virgatum strain AP13 chromosome 6N, P.virgatum_v5, whole genome shotgun sequence genomic window:
- the LOC120677477 gene encoding protein XRI1-like, with amino-acid sequence MEAGQTVQESALHAGRQAWWPLDAMACSLGETTSSSGFLLGWDPQLSYFGLGAWGAGTGDLGTCERELEELVVPKCMESPVSEASTAAVAALPTPQDATAMPGDGELDELLQSLWGSDEVELAVGFTSGSPLKEASAVSSQCRDSEAGLLSDDDHFALNPILPTCPEEKALTQPQAEPPSSSSSHCNVDPWASDTGVAQRQATRANCSSKRPAREEKEEGDGSCGKKSRRAPSSAAGTGAGAVARPFTVVKPGGADGSVTLADINEWILTPPARPVRHPVGEFACAPRVAAGNRPAPSGKTVAGFTRLRTAGRGTITIVRTRG; translated from the exons ATGGAAGCAGGCCAGACAGTCCAGGAAAGCGCCCTGCACGCCGGGAGGCAGGCTTGGTGGCCTTTGGACGCCATGGCATGCAGCTTGGGCGagaccaccagcagcagcggctTCCTCCTTGGATGGGATCCGCAGCTCAGCTACTTCGGTCTAGGAGCATGGGGAGCTGGCACCGGCGATCTTGGTACCTGCGAGCGCGAGCTTGAGGAGCTCGTCGTCCCCAAAT GCATGGAGTCCCCGGTGTCGGAggcgtcaacggcggcagtCGCCGCCTTGCCGACGCCGCAGGATGCGACGGCGATGCCCGGGGACGGGGAGCTGGACGAGCTACTCCAG AGCTTATGGGGCTCGGACGAGGTGGAACTCGCCGTGGGCTTCACTTCCGGCAGCCCTCTGAAGGAGGCGAGCGCTGTCTCTTCCCAATGTAGGGATTCAGAAGCTGGTTTGCTCTCAG ATGATGATCATTTCGCTCTGAACCCAATTCTGCCGACATGCCCGGAGGAGAAGGCTCTGACACAGCCACAAGCAGAGCCTCCCAGTTCCTCCTCGTCTCACTGCAACGTGGACCCATGGGCCAGTGACACCGGTGTCGCCCAGCGCCAGGCGACCCGCGCCAACTGCTCGTCTAAGCGCCCGGCACGGGAAG AGAAAGAGGAGGGTGACGGAAGCTGCGGCAAGAAGAGCAGGAGGgcgccgtcctccgccgccggcaccggtgCCGGGGCAGTGGCGCGCCCGTTCACCGTGGTGAAgcccggcggcgcggacggcagCGTGACGCTCGCCGACATCAACGAGTGGATCCtcacgccgccggcccgccccgtCCGGCATCCCGTGGGGGAGTTCGCGTGCGCCCCGCGCGTGGCGGCGGGCAACCGGCCCGCGCCGTCGGGCAAGACGGTGGCCGGCTTCACCAGGCTCCGCACTGCGGGGAGGGGCACGATCACCATCGTAAGGACAAGAGGATGA